From the Vespa velutina chromosome 5, iVesVel2.1, whole genome shotgun sequence genome, the window ATTAACATTGACGTTTATGTTTTCAatggttcttttttcttgttttcttttcatttattcttttttcttctttattttttttttttcttttatatcaaatcGCAACAACCGATCTTTCATctgacgaagaaaaattattattattattctctgaACTGATAATTCTCTGTGAAGCATCGTACTTCGGTATTTAAAGATCAAACAATGCAGAATCTTTgggaagaaatttttcttcttttcttttttattttttcttttcttcttcttttatttatgccaataataacattatcgtACGATTAACATCAACAAAAATATCGAGAGTCATCATGTCGTCATCATTATAGATCGTTTTTACAGATTCTTAAGGTTTAGATTTTCTATGGTACGACATAGTAAATATCCTGGTTTCGTAATGGaaccgaaagaaaaatgggGAAAGTGATTTTAGACCATAGCAGCGAtcgtttggaaaaaaaaaaaatctaactgGCGATAACTTTTGACTCAGGCCACCAAATTGTTCGATTGTCCGTCTCGAGTGGTTCCTCTATTGTCGGTTGGCCGCAGCTGTTCGAACGACTCTTAAATCGCAATTATGCGAGAACGTTCGAACCCACTACACTAGCGATGGGAGACGATGGAAGATGGCATTTTCTAACGTTTCGCTCAAAAACTTATCCTTCGTGCGGACGACAATGCTCATGGAACGAATCCTTCAGAGGTAGTCTATacacttttattctttctctttctt encodes:
- the LOC124949257 gene encoding uncharacterized protein LOC124949257 → MEICGIIEKSFGDVDNRIHSRTKSDTLAASSRLHKDLNNLKWFPRSLLITMPNSRIFWNLTSPRPPNCSIVRLEWFLYCRLAAAVRTTLKSQLCENVRTHYTSDGRRWKMAFSNVSLKNLSFVRTTMLMERILQRY